One segment of Agrococcus sp. ProA11 DNA contains the following:
- the panB gene encoding 3-methyl-2-oxobutanoate hydroxymethyltransferase yields the protein MAFNDSGSAQTGDPQEVAAPYGGASAGPKRVRIRHFERAKRDGVKIVGLTSYDYLSAQIFDAAGIDFLLVGDSAGNTVFGYDTTLPVTVDELIPLTRAVARAAKRALVVADMPFGSYEVNAREALHTAIRFMKETGAHAVKLEGGERSAEQIRRVVEAGIPVMGHVGYTPQSEHGLGGHVIQGRGDDGADQLLRDALAVQEAGAFAVVLEMVPSAAAKAVTEALDIPTLSVGAGPHCDGQLLVWSDWAGMTTGRIPKFVKQYAQLGKTLEAAATAFREDVANGVYPAPEHEYE from the coding sequence ATGGCATTCAACGACAGCGGATCGGCCCAGACCGGCGATCCCCAGGAGGTGGCGGCGCCCTACGGCGGTGCTTCCGCAGGTCCGAAGCGGGTTCGCATCCGGCACTTCGAGCGCGCCAAGCGCGACGGGGTGAAGATCGTCGGGCTGACGAGCTACGACTACCTCTCCGCGCAGATCTTCGACGCGGCGGGCATCGACTTCCTGCTGGTCGGCGACTCCGCAGGCAACACGGTGTTCGGCTACGACACGACGCTGCCGGTCACGGTCGACGAGCTGATCCCCCTCACCCGCGCCGTGGCGCGCGCCGCGAAGCGCGCGCTCGTCGTCGCCGACATGCCCTTCGGCTCCTACGAGGTCAACGCGCGCGAGGCGCTGCACACCGCCATCCGCTTCATGAAGGAGACGGGAGCGCACGCCGTGAAGCTCGAGGGCGGCGAGCGCTCGGCCGAGCAGATCCGACGGGTCGTCGAGGCCGGCATCCCCGTCATGGGTCATGTCGGCTACACGCCGCAGTCGGAGCACGGCTTGGGCGGCCACGTCATCCAGGGCCGCGGCGACGACGGCGCCGACCAGCTGCTGCGCGACGCCCTCGCCGTGCAGGAGGCGGGCGCCTTCGCGGTCGTGCTCGAGATGGTGCCCTCGGCGGCGGCGAAGGCCGTGACCGAGGCGCTCGACATCCCGACCCTCTCGGTCGGGGCCGGACCGCACTGCGACGGCCAGCTGCTGGTGTGGAGCGACTGGGCGGGCATGACGACCGGCCGCATCCCGAAGTTCGTGAAGCAGTACGCGCAGCTCGGCAAGACGCTCGAGGCGGCCGCGACCGCGTTCCGCGAGGATGTCGCGAACGGCGTCTACCCCGCGCCCGAGCACGAGTACGAGTAG
- a CDS encoding glutamine synthetase family protein has translation MDKQQDFVLRTIEERGVKFVRLWFTDVLGSLKSVAIAPAEVEAAFTEGMGIDGSSIEGLSRSSEADVLAKADPSTFQVLPWRGEVDPTARMFCDIFTPDGEPAAADPRHVLKRTLAKAADRGFSFYTHPECEFYLLKSADVLNPEPVDRAGYFDNVPGGTAHDFRRASVRMLEDIGISVEFSHHEAGPGQNEIDLRYADALSTADNIMTFRTIVKEVAISEGVFATFMPKPFEGHPGSGMHTHMSLFEGDQNAFHDPSGKYQLSKVGRQFVAGLLHHAPEFTAVTNQFVNSYKRLWAGDEAPSFVSWGHNNRSALVRVPLSKPNKAQSARVEYRGLDSAANPYLAFSVLLAAGLKGIEEGYELPDEAIEDIWQLSDKERRALGYAPLPTSLDAAIGAMEESELVAETLGEQVFSFVLRNKREDWRRYRDQVTRVELESNLLSL, from the coding sequence ATGGACAAGCAGCAGGACTTCGTGCTTCGCACGATCGAGGAGCGCGGGGTCAAGTTCGTTCGGCTGTGGTTCACGGACGTGCTGGGCTCGCTGAAGTCGGTGGCGATCGCGCCGGCGGAGGTCGAGGCCGCCTTCACCGAGGGGATGGGCATCGACGGCTCCTCGATCGAGGGGCTGTCGCGGTCGTCCGAGGCGGACGTGCTCGCGAAGGCCGACCCGTCGACCTTCCAGGTGCTGCCGTGGCGCGGCGAGGTCGACCCGACCGCTCGCATGTTCTGCGACATCTTCACGCCCGACGGCGAGCCGGCCGCGGCAGACCCGCGCCACGTGCTCAAGCGCACGCTGGCAAAGGCCGCCGACCGCGGCTTCAGCTTCTACACCCATCCCGAGTGCGAGTTCTACCTGCTGAAGTCGGCGGACGTGCTCAACCCGGAGCCCGTCGACCGCGCCGGCTACTTCGACAACGTGCCCGGCGGCACGGCGCATGACTTCCGGCGCGCGAGCGTGCGGATGCTCGAGGACATCGGCATCTCGGTGGAGTTCAGCCACCACGAGGCGGGTCCGGGGCAGAACGAGATCGACCTGCGCTACGCCGACGCGCTCTCGACCGCCGACAACATCATGACCTTCCGCACGATCGTGAAGGAGGTCGCCATCTCGGAGGGCGTCTTCGCGACCTTCATGCCGAAGCCCTTCGAGGGCCACCCCGGCAGCGGCATGCACACGCACATGTCGCTGTTCGAAGGCGACCAGAACGCGTTCCACGACCCCTCCGGCAAGTACCAGCTCTCGAAGGTCGGGCGGCAGTTCGTCGCCGGACTGCTGCACCACGCGCCGGAGTTCACGGCCGTCACGAATCAGTTCGTCAACTCCTACAAGCGGCTCTGGGCCGGCGACGAGGCGCCCAGCTTCGTGAGCTGGGGTCACAACAACCGCTCCGCGCTCGTTCGCGTGCCGCTCTCGAAGCCGAACAAGGCGCAGTCCGCGCGGGTGGAGTATCGCGGGCTGGACTCCGCCGCGAACCCGTACCTGGCGTTCTCCGTGCTGCTGGCCGCGGGACTCAAGGGCATCGAGGAGGGCTACGAGCTGCCCGACGAGGCGATCGAAGACATCTGGCAGCTCTCCGACAAGGAGCGCAGGGCGCTCGGCTACGCGCCGCTGCCCACGAGCCTCGACGCGGCCATTGGCGCGATGGAGGAGTCGGAGCTGGTCGCCGAGACGCTCGGCGAGCAGGTCTTCTCGTTCGTGCTGCGCAACAAGCGGGAGGACTGGCGCCGCTACCGCGACCAGGTCACGCGCGTCGAGCTCGAGTCGAACCTGCTCTCGCTCTAG
- a CDS encoding bifunctional [glutamine synthetase] adenylyltransferase/[glutamine synthetase]-adenylyl-L-tyrosine phosphorylase, translating into MRIPSPRSRLARLGYREPSLAEAYVQELPEELHSLVAACARSADPDQALQMVVRFVRGGIDLTDALDDESGLASLLRVLGGSLGMAEHVERHPTQLDTVMHPPSPMGPAQYRESLLDAVAAEDGVSTLPQQEGVAALRDRYRNHVAALVAWDLALEQPKDRVDTVSAALADLASAALDAGLAVARRAARERFGDDVDQVTLAVIGMGKTGARELNYVSDVDVIWVHGTTPGSELDDARATQIATLLARETSAACGAYQGSPPLWEVDANLRPEGKDGALTRTLASHIAYYDRWAKSWEFQALLKARPIAGDAELGAAYDDAIRSLVWESSGRDGFVDSVQRMRERVTEHIPADEVDRQLKLGPGGLRDIEFTVQLLQLVHGADDDSLRQRGTLDALDALAARGIVGRADRDEFSDHYRFLRVLEHRIQFWRMRRTHLMPTEPEELRRLARTARLDSAEELTQQWQAVRRAVRTLHERIFYRPLLSAVASLERDDVQLSPEAAQRRLRASGYVDPKGALGHIAELTEGVSRRSQIQRLLLPVLLGWFAEGADPDMGLLAFRRLSESLGETPWFLRMLRDSPVAARRLTSLLSSSRLIGSLMERISESASWLDSDEQLRPRSEEALREETAAILSRHRGDAEAVQRALRNLRRREHLRVATASALQRIDVAGVGAALSAIAAALVDAAVTLHKPDGLELAIITMGRTGGREIGFGSDIDVMHVARGGDDPVAAATVVVRKVQETLADPSLPFEMDAGLRPEGRQGPLVRTLDSYRAYYERWSEPWEAQALLRARPFAGDAQLAGELMDVIDERRYPDSFPASSVREVRRIKARVEGERLPQATDRSRHLKLGDGALSDVEWLVQLLQLRYAGQHESLRTPSTLEALAAAVRAELLAEADAAVLREAWLLATRIRNALALARARSIDRLPEDRGELEAVARLVGLPAGSAAALEEQYLAATRRSRRVFERVFYD; encoded by the coding sequence ATGCGCATCCCGTCGCCGCGATCGCGCCTGGCGCGGCTCGGCTATCGCGAGCCGAGCCTGGCTGAAGCGTACGTGCAGGAGCTGCCGGAGGAGCTGCACAGCCTGGTCGCGGCGTGCGCTCGCAGCGCCGATCCCGATCAGGCGCTCCAGATGGTCGTGCGCTTCGTGCGCGGCGGCATCGACCTGACGGATGCGCTCGATGACGAATCGGGACTCGCCTCGCTGCTGCGCGTGCTGGGCGGGTCGCTCGGCATGGCCGAGCACGTGGAGCGCCACCCCACGCAGCTCGACACCGTCATGCACCCGCCGTCGCCGATGGGGCCCGCGCAGTATCGCGAGAGCCTGCTCGATGCGGTGGCCGCTGAGGACGGCGTGTCGACATTGCCGCAGCAGGAGGGCGTGGCCGCGCTGCGCGATCGCTATCGCAACCACGTCGCGGCGCTGGTGGCCTGGGACCTCGCGCTGGAGCAGCCGAAGGATCGCGTCGACACGGTCTCGGCCGCGCTCGCAGATCTCGCCTCCGCAGCGCTCGACGCCGGGCTCGCGGTCGCCCGGCGCGCGGCCCGGGAGCGGTTCGGCGACGACGTCGACCAGGTGACGCTCGCTGTGATCGGCATGGGCAAGACCGGGGCGCGCGAGCTCAACTACGTCAGCGACGTCGACGTGATCTGGGTGCATGGCACCACGCCGGGCAGCGAGCTCGACGACGCCAGGGCAACGCAGATCGCGACCCTGCTGGCACGGGAGACGAGTGCGGCCTGCGGCGCGTACCAGGGCTCGCCGCCGCTGTGGGAGGTGGATGCCAACCTGCGGCCCGAGGGCAAGGACGGCGCGCTGACGCGGACGCTCGCGTCGCACATCGCCTACTACGACCGCTGGGCGAAGTCGTGGGAGTTCCAGGCGCTGCTGAAGGCACGCCCGATCGCGGGCGACGCCGAGTTGGGGGCCGCCTACGACGACGCGATCCGCTCGCTCGTGTGGGAGTCCTCCGGCCGCGACGGCTTCGTCGACTCGGTGCAGCGGATGCGCGAGCGCGTCACCGAGCACATCCCCGCCGACGAGGTCGACCGGCAGCTGAAGCTCGGGCCGGGTGGGCTGCGCGACATCGAGTTCACGGTGCAGCTGCTGCAGCTCGTGCACGGCGCCGACGACGACTCGCTGCGGCAGCGCGGCACCCTCGACGCGCTCGACGCCCTGGCGGCGCGCGGCATCGTCGGCCGCGCCGACCGGGACGAGTTCAGCGACCACTACCGGTTCCTGCGCGTGCTGGAGCACCGGATCCAGTTCTGGCGCATGCGGCGCACGCACCTGATGCCGACCGAGCCGGAGGAGCTGCGCAGGCTTGCGCGCACTGCGCGGCTGGACAGCGCTGAGGAGCTGACGCAGCAGTGGCAGGCGGTGCGCCGGGCGGTGCGCACGCTGCACGAGCGCATCTTCTACCGCCCGCTGCTGAGCGCGGTCGCCTCGCTCGAGCGCGACGACGTGCAGCTCAGTCCCGAGGCTGCCCAGCGGCGCCTGCGAGCATCCGGCTACGTCGACCCGAAGGGGGCGCTCGGGCACATCGCGGAGCTCACCGAGGGCGTCTCGCGGCGGTCCCAGATCCAGCGGCTGCTGCTGCCGGTGCTGCTCGGCTGGTTCGCCGAGGGGGCCGATCCCGACATGGGCCTGCTGGCGTTCCGGCGGCTGAGCGAGTCGCTGGGGGAGACGCCGTGGTTCCTGCGCATGCTGCGCGACTCGCCGGTCGCCGCTCGGCGCCTGACCAGCCTGCTCTCCTCCTCCCGTCTCATCGGCTCGCTCATGGAGCGCATCTCCGAGTCGGCCTCGTGGCTCGACAGCGACGAGCAGCTGCGACCGCGCTCCGAGGAGGCGCTGCGGGAGGAGACGGCCGCGATCCTCTCGCGGCATCGTGGCGACGCCGAGGCGGTGCAGCGGGCGCTGCGCAACCTGCGGCGGCGCGAGCACCTGCGGGTGGCGACCGCGAGCGCGCTGCAGCGCATCGACGTGGCCGGTGTCGGCGCAGCGCTCTCCGCCATCGCGGCGGCGCTCGTAGACGCGGCGGTGACGCTGCACAAGCCGGACGGCCTCGAGCTCGCGATCATCACGATGGGGCGCACCGGCGGTCGCGAGATCGGGTTCGGCAGCGACATCGACGTGATGCATGTCGCTCGCGGCGGCGACGATCCCGTCGCGGCGGCGACCGTCGTGGTGCGCAAGGTGCAGGAGACGCTCGCCGACCCCTCGTTGCCGTTCGAGATGGATGCGGGACTGCGGCCCGAGGGGCGCCAGGGCCCGCTCGTGCGCACGCTCGACAGCTACCGGGCCTACTACGAGCGCTGGTCGGAGCCGTGGGAGGCGCAGGCGCTGCTGCGGGCGCGCCCCTTCGCCGGCGACGCGCAGCTGGCAGGCGAGCTCATGGACGTCATCGACGAGCGCCGGTATCCCGACTCGTTCCCGGCGTCGTCCGTGCGTGAGGTGCGCCGCATCAAGGCGCGCGTCGAGGGGGAGCGGCTGCCGCAGGCCACGGATCGCAGCCGACATCTGAAGCTCGGTGACGGCGCGCTCAGCGACGTGGAGTGGCTCGTGCAGCTGCTGCAGCTGCGATACGCGGGCCAGCACGAGAGCCTGCGAACCCCGTCAACGCTGGAGGCTCTCGCCGCGGCTGTCCGTGCCGAGCTGCTCGCCGAAGCTGACGCCGCGGTGCTGCGCGAGGCGTGGCTGCTCGCCACGCGCATCCGCAATGCGCTCGCGCTCGCCCGGGCACGATCGATCGACCGGCTGCCGGAGGATCGGGGTGAGCTCGAGGCGGTGGCTCGTCTCGTCGGCCTGCCCGCGGGATCCGCGGCCGCGCTCGAGGAGCAGTACCTCGCTGCGACGCGCCGCTCGCGCCGCGTGTTCGAGCGCGTCTTCTACGACTGA
- the glnA gene encoding type I glutamate--ammonia ligase translates to MFKDSSEVLAFIKDEGVQFLDIRFTDLPGVQQHFNIPASTVDEEFFSVGQLFDGSSIRGFASIHESDMQLIPDVTTAYLDPFRDAKTLVMIFDIYNPRTGEIYHRDPRQVAHKAEQYLSSSGIADTAFFAPEAEFYVFDDVRYSVQPQGSFYAIDSEEAAWNSGRAEEGGNLANKTPFKGGYFPVSPVDKQADLRDDIVLKLEEIGLQVERSHHEVGAAGQAEINYRFNTMVKAADEILAFKYIVKNTAEQWGQTVTFMPKPVAGDNGSGMHTHQSLWLDGKPLFFDENGYGNLSDTARWYIGGLLAHAPAVLAFTNPSINSYRRLVKGFEAPVNLAYSAGNRSAAVRIPITGSNPKAKRIEFRVPDAASNPYLAFAAQLMAGLDGIKNRIEPLDPIDKDLYELPPEEAKNIPQVPGTLEEALVALENDHEFLLEGNVFTKDLIETWISYKRENEILPMALRPHPYEFELYYGV, encoded by the coding sequence ATGTTCAAGGATTCCTCCGAGGTCCTCGCCTTCATCAAGGACGAGGGGGTGCAGTTCCTCGACATCCGCTTCACGGACCTCCCCGGCGTGCAGCAGCACTTCAACATCCCCGCGTCGACCGTGGATGAGGAGTTCTTCAGCGTCGGCCAGCTCTTCGACGGTTCGTCGATCCGCGGCTTCGCGAGCATCCACGAGTCGGACATGCAGCTGATCCCCGACGTCACCACCGCGTATCTCGACCCGTTCCGCGACGCGAAGACGCTCGTGATGATCTTCGACATCTACAACCCGCGCACGGGCGAGATCTACCACCGCGACCCGCGCCAGGTGGCGCACAAGGCCGAGCAGTACCTGTCGTCGAGCGGCATCGCGGACACCGCGTTCTTCGCGCCGGAGGCCGAGTTCTACGTCTTCGACGACGTGCGCTACAGCGTGCAGCCGCAGGGCTCGTTCTATGCGATCGACTCCGAGGAGGCGGCCTGGAACTCGGGCCGCGCCGAGGAGGGTGGCAACCTCGCCAACAAGACCCCCTTCAAGGGCGGCTACTTCCCGGTCTCCCCCGTCGACAAGCAGGCCGACCTGCGCGACGACATCGTGCTGAAGCTCGAGGAGATCGGCCTGCAGGTCGAGCGCAGCCACCACGAGGTGGGCGCCGCTGGTCAGGCGGAGATCAACTACCGCTTCAACACGATGGTCAAGGCCGCGGATGAGATCCTCGCCTTCAAGTACATCGTCAAGAACACGGCGGAGCAGTGGGGCCAGACGGTCACGTTCATGCCGAAGCCGGTCGCCGGCGACAACGGCTCCGGCATGCACACCCACCAGTCGCTGTGGCTCGACGGCAAGCCGCTGTTCTTCGACGAGAACGGCTACGGCAACCTCTCCGACACCGCGCGCTGGTACATCGGCGGCCTGCTCGCGCACGCTCCTGCGGTGCTCGCCTTCACCAACCCGTCGATCAACTCGTACCGCCGCCTGGTCAAGGGCTTCGAGGCGCCGGTCAATCTGGCCTACTCGGCCGGCAACCGCTCCGCAGCGGTCCGCATCCCGATCACGGGCTCCAACCCGAAGGCGAAGCGCATCGAGTTCCGCGTTCCTGACGCCGCCTCGAACCCGTACCTCGCGTTCGCGGCGCAGCTGATGGCGGGCCTGGACGGCATCAAGAACCGCATCGAGCCGCTGGACCCGATCGACAAGGACCTCTACGAGCTGCCGCCCGAGGAGGCCAAGAACATCCCGCAGGTGCCCGGCACGCTCGAGGAGGCGCTCGTCGCGCTCGAGAACGACCACGAGTTCCTGCTCGAGGGCAACGTCTTCACGAAGGACCTGATCGAGACCTGGATCTCCTACAAGCGCGAGAACGAGATCCTGCCGATGGCCCTGCGGCCCCACCCGTACGAGTTCGAGCTCTACTACGGCGTCTGA
- a CDS encoding DUF4191 domain-containing protein gives MARNTEKEPGRLKTMWSIFKMTRENDKKALPLMLLAFFGPIIVITVLAIVFRQDTLFLILWIVSGVLIGLMLAMMTLTWRAEKIAFGQIEGRPGAVGAVLKNGLRGNWTTSEMPTGVNPKTQDAVYRAVGKPGVVLIAEGPKERVARILGDEQRKVKRIVPNVPIHVIEIGPDSPLELRKLTKSMRRLKKTLSRAEVMAVANRLTSLGQANLPIPKGIDPRRIRPGRPR, from the coding sequence ATGGCACGCAACACCGAGAAGGAGCCCGGCAGGCTCAAGACGATGTGGTCGATCTTCAAGATGACCCGCGAGAACGACAAGAAGGCGCTGCCGCTGATGCTGCTGGCCTTCTTCGGCCCCATCATCGTCATCACGGTGCTGGCCATCGTCTTCCGGCAGGACACGCTCTTCCTGATCCTGTGGATCGTCTCCGGCGTGCTCATCGGCCTGATGCTCGCGATGATGACGCTCACGTGGCGTGCCGAGAAGATCGCCTTCGGCCAGATCGAGGGCCGCCCCGGCGCCGTCGGCGCCGTGCTCAAGAACGGCCTGCGCGGCAACTGGACCACGAGCGAGATGCCCACGGGCGTGAACCCCAAGACGCAGGACGCGGTCTACCGCGCGGTCGGCAAGCCGGGCGTCGTGCTGATCGCGGAGGGCCCGAAGGAACGCGTCGCTCGCATCCTCGGCGACGAGCAGCGCAAGGTGAAGCGCATCGTGCCGAACGTGCCGATCCACGTGATCGAGATCGGCCCCGACTCGCCGCTCGAGCTGCGCAAGCTCACGAAGTCGATGCGCCGCCTGAAGAAGACGCTCTCGCGAGCCGAGGTGATGGCCGTCGCGAACCGCCTCACCTCGCTCGGCCAGGCCAATCTGCCCATCCCCAAGGGCATCGATCCGCGCCGGATCCGACCCGGACGCCCTCGCTGA